The following are from one region of the Rhizobacter sp. AJA081-3 genome:
- the nifE gene encoding nitrogenase iron-molybdenum cofactor biosynthesis protein NifE, with protein sequence MSASLNAKIAQVFDEPGCDVNQSKDAKARKAGCTKQLTPGAAAGGCAFDGAKIALQPIVDVAHLVHGPIACEGNSWDNRHSASSGPQTYRTGFTTDINEFDVVYGGEKRLFKAIREIIEKVDPPAVFVYQTCVTAMIGDDVEAVCRKASEKFGKPVIPVNSPGFAGPKNLGNKLGAEALLDHVIGTVEPELTTPYDINIIGEYNLSGELWQVKPLLDALGVRIASCISGDGRYNEIASSHRARANMMVCSKSMINVATRMQQRWGIPYFEGSFYGISDMSMTLREIARLLVERGAPAELQGRTEALIVAEEARAWERIRAYRERLAGKKVLLITGGVKSWSVVSALQEAGLEVVGTSTKKSTKEDKQKIKEIMGLTSEDSAHMIDDMTPREMYAMLRDARADIMLSGGRSQFVALKARMPWMDINQERHHAFAGYEGMVTMVAEIDKALFNPVWREVRSPAPWDVVDPLLVEA encoded by the coding sequence ATGTCCGCATCGTTGAACGCCAAGATCGCCCAGGTCTTCGACGAGCCCGGCTGCGACGTCAACCAGTCCAAGGACGCCAAGGCGCGCAAGGCGGGCTGCACGAAGCAGCTCACGCCGGGCGCGGCGGCCGGCGGATGCGCCTTCGACGGCGCGAAGATCGCATTGCAGCCGATCGTCGACGTGGCGCACCTGGTGCATGGGCCGATCGCCTGCGAGGGCAACTCGTGGGACAACCGGCACAGCGCGTCCAGCGGCCCGCAGACCTACCGCACCGGCTTCACCACCGACATCAACGAGTTCGACGTCGTCTACGGCGGCGAGAAGCGGCTGTTCAAGGCGATCCGCGAGATCATCGAGAAGGTCGACCCGCCGGCGGTGTTCGTCTACCAGACCTGCGTGACGGCGATGATCGGCGACGACGTCGAGGCGGTGTGCCGCAAGGCCAGCGAGAAGTTCGGCAAGCCGGTCATCCCGGTCAACTCGCCGGGTTTCGCGGGGCCGAAGAATCTGGGCAACAAGCTCGGCGCCGAGGCGCTGCTCGATCACGTGATCGGCACCGTCGAGCCCGAGCTCACGACGCCCTACGACATCAACATCATCGGCGAGTACAACCTGTCGGGCGAGCTCTGGCAGGTCAAGCCGCTGCTCGACGCGCTGGGCGTGCGCATCGCGAGCTGCATCTCGGGCGACGGCCGCTACAACGAGATCGCCTCCAGCCACCGTGCGCGCGCCAACATGATGGTGTGCAGCAAGTCGATGATCAACGTGGCCACGCGCATGCAGCAGCGCTGGGGCATCCCGTACTTCGAGGGCTCCTTCTACGGCATCAGCGACATGAGCATGACGCTGCGCGAGATCGCGCGGCTGCTCGTCGAGCGCGGCGCGCCGGCCGAACTGCAGGGCCGCACCGAGGCGCTGATCGTGGCCGAGGAAGCGCGCGCCTGGGAGCGCATCCGCGCTTACCGCGAGCGGCTGGCGGGCAAGAAGGTGCTGCTGATCACCGGCGGCGTGAAAAGCTGGTCGGTGGTGTCGGCGCTGCAGGAGGCCGGGCTGGAGGTGGTGGGCACCAGCACCAAGAAGAGCACCAAGGAAGACAAGCAGAAGATCAAGGAGATCATGGGCCTGACCTCCGAAGACAGCGCGCACATGATCGACGACATGACGCCGCGCGAGATGTACGCGATGTTGCGCGACGCCCGTGCCGACATCATGCTCAGCGGCGGGCGCAGCCAGTTCGTCGCACTGAAGGCGCGCATGCCCTGGATGGACATCAACCAGGAACGGCATCACGCCTTCGCGGGCTACGAGGGCATGGTCACGATGGTGGCCGAGATCGACAAGGCGCTGTTCAACCCGGTGTGGCGGGAGGTGCGGTCGCCTGCGCCTTGGGATGTGGTGGATCCGTTGTTGGTGGAGGCTTGA
- the nifN gene encoding nitrogenase iron-molybdenum cofactor biosynthesis protein NifN, protein MALVTESKKACAVNPLKMSQPLGASYAFMGLESCMPMMHGSQGCTSFGVVLLVRHFKEAIPLQTTAMNEVTTILGGYDNLEKALLNIRSRAKPAIIAICSTGLTETKGDDVDGYIRLARQKHPELADTEIVYVSTPDYVGAFQDGWAKAVKMLVSTLPVLDVEKRPKQVNVLPGCHLTPGDLEELREIVESFGLQPVFVPDVSGSLDGHIPEQWLGTTIGGTPLAELRRLGAAAHTLAIGEQMRPAAQALADRCGVPFTLFDRLTGLSASDAFVKTLAELSGQPVPAKLRRQRSQLVDAMLDGHFHLGNVKVAIAAEPDLLWSTGMFLAEMGMELGVCVTTTSSPLLEKLPTSEVLIGDLEDFERSAAAAGCDLLMTHSHGRQAAQRLAKPLFRIGIPMFDRVGNAHICHVGYRGTRNLVYAVGNLMIDQIAHHGPQDWPLPAASRVAAVAHVPARIERLPKPGDQLAPASA, encoded by the coding sequence ATGGCGCTAGTCACCGAATCCAAGAAGGCCTGCGCCGTCAACCCGCTGAAGATGAGTCAGCCGCTCGGCGCGAGCTACGCGTTCATGGGCCTGGAGTCGTGCATGCCGATGATGCACGGCTCGCAGGGTTGCACCTCCTTCGGCGTGGTGCTGCTGGTGCGCCACTTCAAGGAGGCGATCCCGCTGCAGACCACGGCGATGAACGAGGTCACCACCATCCTCGGCGGCTACGACAACCTCGAGAAGGCGCTGCTCAATATCCGCAGCCGCGCCAAGCCGGCGATCATCGCGATCTGCTCCACGGGCCTGACCGAAACCAAGGGCGACGACGTCGACGGCTACATCCGCCTGGCGCGGCAGAAGCACCCCGAGCTGGCCGACACCGAGATCGTCTACGTCTCCACGCCCGACTACGTCGGTGCGTTCCAGGACGGCTGGGCGAAGGCGGTAAAGATGCTCGTGTCGACGCTGCCGGTGCTGGACGTCGAGAAGCGTCCGAAGCAAGTCAACGTCCTGCCGGGCTGCCACCTGACGCCCGGCGATCTGGAAGAGCTGCGCGAGATCGTCGAGTCCTTCGGCCTGCAGCCGGTGTTCGTGCCCGATGTGTCGGGCTCACTCGACGGTCACATCCCGGAGCAGTGGCTCGGCACCACCATCGGCGGCACGCCGCTGGCCGAGCTGCGCAGGCTCGGCGCCGCTGCGCACACGCTGGCCATCGGCGAGCAGATGCGGCCGGCCGCGCAGGCGCTGGCCGATCGCTGCGGCGTGCCCTTCACGCTGTTCGATCGCCTCACCGGCCTGAGCGCCAGCGACGCCTTCGTGAAGACGCTCGCCGAGCTGTCCGGCCAGCCGGTGCCCGCCAAGCTGCGCCGCCAGCGCAGCCAGCTGGTCGACGCCATGCTCGATGGCCACTTCCACCTCGGCAACGTGAAGGTGGCGATCGCCGCCGAACCCGACCTGCTGTGGTCCACCGGCATGTTCCTCGCCGAGATGGGCATGGAGCTGGGCGTGTGCGTCACCACCACCTCGTCGCCGCTGCTCGAGAAGCTGCCGACCAGCGAGGTGCTGATCGGTGACCTCGAAGACTTCGAGCGCAGCGCCGCTGCGGCGGGCTGCGACCTGCTGATGACGCATTCGCATGGGCGCCAGGCCGCGCAGCGGCTCGCCAAGCCGCTGTTCCGCATCGGCATCCCGATGTTCGACCGTGTCGGCAACGCGCACATCTGCCACGTCGGCTACCGCGGCACGCGCAACCTCGTCTACGCCGTGGGCAATCTGATGATCGACCAGATCGCCCACCACGGCCCGCAGGACTGGCCGCTGCCCGCCGCGTCGCGCGTGGCTGCCGTGGCGCATGTGCCGGCACGCATCGAGCGCCTGCCGAAGCCGGGCGACCAGCTCGCGCCGGCCAGCGCCTGA